A single genomic interval of Prunus dulcis chromosome 5, ALMONDv2, whole genome shotgun sequence harbors:
- the LOC117629147 gene encoding F-box/LRR-repeat protein At3g26922-like translates to MELQNIVKEVLNTVNPCVYKKKDYLYFSKVYSYLIIDQDTFWNLPNDILDQIMSLLPLKEAVATSVLSRKWRYVWTSCLALDFDFEKNMKPLTHRSHYQNQDFEDKQCQCQYVNWVDGVVERHVGPNVEKFRHLAVEAWQDGLVNILISEANLVSFSYSGYPIELELSNVPLLVEVSISERDGVVTDDHRALIFTQQLSGCLSQLRTLRIDLNGMVDREVYSVPALPNIRHLELEVLVDDSLVLEQINCFIEACSYMQKLVIRMQFKYSEEFMYPEVNLKEPAAANTCSHHHLEVVEIVGFHGRKGAVKIVTFLMKAVVSLKEVVINSAQLFRGEVVDDSDEDVEEEEARRQALHELKRIVPAAISFRCL, encoded by the exons ATGGAGCTCCAAAACATTGTAAAAGAGGTCCTTAATACTGTAAACCCTTGTGTTTACAAGAAGAAGGACTACCTTTACTTCTCCAAAGTCTACTCTTACCTTATCATT gATCAAGACACCTTCTGGAATTTGCCAAATGATATTCTGGATCAGATTATGTCTCTCTTGCCCTTAAAGGAAGCTGTGGCCACCAGTGTACTTTCTCGCAAGTGGAGATATGTTTGGACTTCTTGTCTGGCgcttgattttgattttgagaaGAATATGAAGCCTTTAACCCATCGCAGCCATTACCAAAACCAAGATTTTGAAGATAAGCAATGTCAGTGTCAGTATGTAAATTGGGTGGATGGTGTGGTGGAGAGGCATGTAGGCCCAAACGTTGAGAAATTCAGG CATTTAGCTGTAGAAGCTTGGCAAGATGGGTTGGTGAACATCCTGATTTCTGAAGCAAATcttgtttcattttcttattctgGTTATCCTATTGAATTGGAGTTGAGCAATGTCCCATTATTAGTTGAGGTGTCAATATCTGAGCGTGATGGCGTGGTCACTGATGATCACAGAGCTCTAATATTCACTCAACAACTTTCAGGCTGTCTCTCTCAGCTCCGTACTCTCAGAATAGATTTGAATGGAATG GTTGATAGGGAGGTGTATTCTGTTCCTGCATTACCAAATATCCGACATTTGGAATTGGAAGTGCTAGTAGATGATAGTCTGGTTCTTGAACAAATAAACTGTTTCATTGAAGCATGTTCTTACATGCAGAAGCTTGTGATAAGG ATGCAATTCAAATATTCTGAAGAATTCATGTATCCAGAAGTAAATCTTAAGGAACCTGCTGCTGCTAACACATGCTCCCATCATCATTTGGAGGTTGTGGAAATTGTAGGCTTTCATGGTCGTAAAGGTGCTGTCAAAATTGTCACGTTCTTGATGAAGGCTGTTGTTTCTCTTAAGGAAGTTGTGATAAATTCTGCCCAATTATTTCGTGGTGAAGTAGTGGATGACAGTGATGAAGATgtggaggaagaggaggcaaGACGGCAAGCTTTGCACGAGCTTAAACGGATAGTGCCTGCTGCTATAAGTTTCAGATGCCTCTAG
- the LOC117627127 gene encoding uncharacterized protein LOC117627127 → MQKLVIRMQFKYSEEFMYPEVNLKEPAAANTCSHHHLEVVEIVGFHGRKGAVKIVTFLMKAVVSLKEVVINSAQLFRGEVVDDSDEDVEEEEARRQALHELKRIVPAAISFRCL, encoded by the exons ATGCAGAAGCTTGTGATAAGG ATGCAATTCAAATATTCTGAAGAATTCATGTATCCAGAAGTAAATCTTAAGGAACCTGCTGCTGCTAACACATGCTCCCATCATCATTTGGAGGTTGTGGAAATTGTAGGCTTTCATGGTCGTAAAGGTGCTGTCAAAATTGTCACGTTCTTGATGAAGGCTGTTGTTTCTCTTAAGGAAGTTGTGATAAATTCTGCCCAATTATTTCGTGGTGAAGTAGTGGATGACAGTGATGAAGATgtggaggaagaggaggcaaGACGGCAAGCTTTGCACGAGCTTAAACGGATAGTGCCTGCTGCTATAAGTTTCAGATGCCTCTAG
- the LOC117629148 gene encoding general transcription and DNA repair factor IIH subunit TFB1-1-like, giving the protein MWCMQLVKRANYKATVRDPGTLGVLTMTENKFVFRPNASTAKRALDVDFRQITGLKNTKEGGDRSPWLHLSERDKTYIFEFASFRDLHVCREFVANAVAKRGEAAKPTSSDEQVSRAEIMHRMKLLQENSELQKLHMQYVMRGVLTEAEFWEARKKFGDVDSRPKPKQRAGFRSSMIMDTKPMTDGRTNKVTFSLTADIKYQIFALKPAVHQAFLALVPSKTTEKDFWTKYFRAEYLRSTGNAAAVEAEAADDEELAMLLEEDEVLGREARRKLRRVDPTLDMEADQGDDYTHLPDHGIIFFRDVVYKRRRTLSQDLNRQGAVVLQGRSIVEVDLEDTSSVAEAFNIMRSREEEADKSGVQERFGRIARTTEMEDVQEPHHLPVAQLLCMKDPRDYFDTQQANNTAVKTEEAYGSLRKSISKIKSFGLGNSTVAPEIALAVFNGLPAPPTPCQC; this is encoded by the coding sequence ATGTGGTGTATGCAACTGGTGAAGCGTGCTAATTACAAGGCCACAGTGAGAGATCCTGGGACTCTTGGGGTTTTAACTATGACGGAGAACAAGTTTGTGTTCAGGCCAAACGCGTCAACAGCAAAACGAGCGCTCGATGTGGACTTTAGACAAATTACAGGTCTAAAAAACACTAAGGAGGGAGGAGATAGATCACCTTGGCTTCATCTCAGTGAAAGGGACAAAACTTACATCTTTGAGTTTGCAAGTTTTCGTGATCTTCATGTATGCCGAGAGTTTGTAGCCAATGCCGTTGCTAAGCGTGGAGAAGCTGCAAAACCTACTTCTTCTGATGAACAAGTCAGTAGAGCAGAAATAATGCACCGTATGAAGCTATTACAAGAAAACAGTGAATTGCAGAAACTTCATATGCAGTATGTAATGCGTGGTGTCCTAACAGAAGCTGAATTCTGGGAAGCTAGGAAGAAGTTTGGTGATGTAGATAGCCGTCCAAAGCCCAAGCAACGGGCTGGTTTCAGAAGCTCAATGATAATGGACACCAAACCCATGACGGATGGTCGAACGAACAAGGTTACTTTCAGTTTGACTGCAGATATTAAGTATCAGATCTTTGCCCTGAAACCAGCTGTTCATCAGGCATTTCTTGCTCTGGTTCCCAGTAAGACGACGGAGAAAGACTTCTGGACAAAGTATTTCAGAGCTGAATACCTCCGAAGCACAGGGAATGCTGCTGCAGTTGAAGCAGAAGCCGCCGATGATGAGGAATTGGCAATGCTTTTGGAGGAGGATGAGGTATTGGGGAGGGAAGCTCGTCGAAAGCTTCGACGGGTCGATCCAACTTTGGACATGGAAGCTGACCAAGGAGACGATTATACGCACCTTCCAGATCATGGGATCATATTCTTTCGGGATGTGGTGTACAAGAGGAGGAGAACTTTATCACAAGACCTTAACCGGCAAGGCGCTGTTGTTCTTCAAGGAAGAAGCATCGTTGAAGTTGATTTAGAAGATACGTCAAGTGTTGCAGAGGCATTTAATATAATGCGGTCAAGAGAGGAGGAGGCTGATAAGAGTGGTGTGCAGGAGAGATTTGGTAGGATTGCTCGGACGACTGAGATGGAGGATGTTCAAGAACCTCACCATCTTCCTGTTGCTCAATTATTATGTATGAAGGATCCTCGAGACTACTTTGACACGCAACAAGCTAATAATACTGCAGTTAAAACTGAGGAAGCATATGGCTCCTTGAGGAAGTCTATATCTAAAATCAAGAGCTTTGGATTGGGAAATTCCACAGTTGCACCAGAAATTGCTCTTGCGGTTTTCAATGGACTTCCGGCGCCACCAACACCATGTCAGTGTTAA
- the LOC117627120 gene encoding calcium sensing receptor, chloroplastic, with product MAVEMAIRASATPRPSLPPSPSPSVSATTKCSLKPKFRPTSVSLPTSTISLLALFTSPFEAHAFSLSKDQIVSSLTEVEQTIDQVQQAGSTVFEGTERVLEAILNAVKPGIDVALPIAKQAGEQALKIASPTISEVSKKAQEAIQSSGFDTQPVLGAAKTVADAAGQTTKVIEEAKPIASSTIQTISSADPIVIAGTAGALFLTYLLLPPIWSALSFSLRGYKGSLTPAQTLDLISTKNYLLIDIRPEKDKDKAGIPRLPSSAKSKMIAIPLEELPSKLRGLVRNAKKVEAEIAALKISFLKKVNKGSNIVILDSYSDSGKIVARALTSLGFKKCWTVADGFSGSKGWLQSRLGADSYNLSFAEVLSPSRVIPAAVRRFGTSSSTAAQSGRKLLPGSD from the exons ATGGCAGTGGAGATGGCCATCAGGGCTTCAGCTACCCCAAGACCTTCCCTgcctccttctccttctccttctgtATCAGCCACAACCAAATGTTCTCTCAAACCCAAATTCAGACCCACCTCTGTATCACTGCCAACATCAACCATCTCTCTCTTGGCCCTCTTCACCTCTCCCTTTGAAGCCCATGCTTTTAGCCTCTCCAAAGATCAGATAGTCTCTTCCCTTACTGAA GTGGAGCAGACAATTGACCAGGTTCAGCAAGCGGGTTCGACTGTTTTTGAAGGAACAGAGCGGGTTCTTGAAGCTATTTTAAATGCAGTAAAGCCCGGCATTGATGTGGCATTGCCGATTGCGAAACAGGCTGGAGAGCAGGCGCTGAAGATAGCCTCTCCTACAATTTCCGAGGTTTCAAAGAAAGCCCAAGAAGCAATACAAAGCTCAGGCTTTGATACGCAGCCTGTTCTGGGTGCTGCAAAG ACGGTAGCGGATGCAGCAGGGCAGACCACTAAAGTAATTGAAGAGGCAAAGCCCATTGCTTCATCAACTATTCAGACCATCTCATCAGCAGATCCTATTGTGATTGCCGGAACTGCTGGAGCATTATTCCTCACAtaccttcttcttcctcccatCTGGTCTGCTCTCTCTTTTAGTCTCCGAGGTTACAAAG GTTCGCTTACCCCTGCTCAAACCCTTGATCTCATATCTACAAAGAATTACCTTCTGATCGATATTCGACCAGAGAAGGACAAGGACAAGGCAGGCATTCCCCGCCTACCATCTAGCGCCAAAAGCAAAATGATTGCTATTCC TTTAGAAGAACTACCAAGCAAATTGCGAGGTCTTGTCAGAAATGCGAAGAAAGTAGAGGCTGAGATAGCAGCTTTGAAGATTTCTTTTCTCAAGAAAGTTAACAAGGGCTCCAACATTGTGATCTTGGACTC GTACTCGGATTCAGGCAAAATAGTCGCAAGAGCACTAACTAGTCTAGGCTTTAAGAAGTGCTGGACTGTAGCAGATGGGTTCTCTGGAAGCAAGGGATGGTTACAAAGTCGTTTAGGGGCGGATTCGTACAATTTATCTTTTGCTGAGGTGCTTTCACCATCAAGAGTCATCCCAGCAGCGGTTAGACGTTTTGGTACTAGTAGCAGCACAGCAGCTCAGTCTGGTCGAAAGCTTCTTCCTGGCTCCGACTAA
- the LOC117629149 gene encoding putative FBD-associated F-box protein At1g61330, with product MENRKAPVSKGVEQKGNDQDNLWNLPNDILDQILSLLPLKEAVATSVLSRKWRYVWTSCLVLDFDFEKNMKPLTHCSRYQDQDSEDKECWRYVNWVDSVVKMHTGPTIEKFRVCFPLDFSFTPFIDRWVQFALKKWVQDLVLDFSAQSHKLLHLGNGFSKASGFSKFRALKNLSLNSIGVTRGDIGFVLLTCPCLEQLKVSNCRNLTSVTIVGSHFALKLKSLAIECWHSMDSIEILDANLVSFSYSGNPLKLVLSNVPLLVVVSISERDSILTDDYRGLIFNQLSGCLSQLHTLGLDLNGMVDMEVFSVQTLANIKHLELEVLGEDILILEQINCFMKACSYLEKLVLKMQFIFPEVNLKEASNTCSHHHLEVVEIVGYRGRQSAVKILMLLMETAVSLKKVVINPVRQLIRGESVDDSDVVMEEEEARRHALHELRREVPAAIIFGCL from the exons ATGGAGAATCGAAAGGCCCCAGTTTCTAAAGGCGTGGAACAAAAG GGAAAT GATCAGGACAACTTATGGAATTTGCCCAATGATATTCTGGATCAGATTCTGTCTCTCTTGCCCTTAAAGGAAGCTGTAGCAACTAGTGTACTTTCTCGCAAGTGGCGATATGTTTGGACTTCTTGTCTGGtgcttgattttgattttgagaaGAATATGAAGCCTTTAACCCATTGCAGCCGTTACCAAGACCAAGATTCCGAAGATAAGGAATGTTGGAGATATGTAAATTGGGTGGATAGTGTGGTGAAGATGCATACAGGCCCAACCATTGAGAAATTTAGGGTATGTTTCcctttggatttttctttcacACCTTTCATTGACAGGTGGGTCCAATTTGCACTAAAGAAATGGGTTCAGGATCTTGTGCTAGACTTTTCTGCACAATCACACAAATTGTTACATTTGGGAAATGGGTTTTCTAAAGCTTCTGGTTTCAGTAAATTTCGGGCTCTCAAAAATCTTTCTTTGAATAGCATTGGGGTGACCAGGGGAGATATTGGGTTTGTGTTGTTAACCTGCCCTTGTCTTGAGCAATTGAAAGTTTCTAACTGCCGAAATCTGACAAGTGTTACTATTGTGGGCTCACATTTTGCTTTGAAATTGAAGTCTTTAGCTATAGAATGTTGGCATAGTATGGACAGCATCGAGATTTTGGACGCAAATCTTGTATCATTTTCCTATTCTGGGAATCCTTTGAAATTGGTGCTGAGCAATGTCCCGTTGCTCGTTGTAGTGTCGATATCAGAGCGTGACAGCATCCTTACTGATGATTACAGGGGTCTGATATTCAATCAACTTTCAGGCTGTCTTTCTCAGCTCCATACTCTTGGATTAGATTTGAATGGAATG GTTGATATGGAAGTATTTTCTGTTCAAACATTAGCAAATATCAAGCATCTGGAATTGGAAGTGTTGGGAGAGGATATTCTGATTCTTGAACAAATAAATTGTTTCATGAAAGCATGTTCTTACCTGGAGAAGCTTGTGCTAAAG ATGCAATTCATATTTCCAGAAGTAAATCTTAAGGAGGCTTCTAACACTTGCTCCCATCATCACCTGGAGGTTGTGGAAATTGTTGGGTATCGTGGTCGTCAAAGTGCTGTCAAAATTCTCATGCTCTTGATGGAGACTGCTGTTTCTCTTAAGAAGGTTGTGATAAATCCTGTCCGACAATTAATTCGTGGTGAATCAGTGGATGACAGTGATGTAGTgatggaggaagaagaggcAAGACGACATGCTTTACATGAGCTTAGAAGGGAAGTGCCTGCTGCTATAATTTTCGGATGCCTCTAG